A genomic stretch from Sander vitreus isolate 19-12246 chromosome 17, sanVit1, whole genome shotgun sequence includes:
- the LOC144532126 gene encoding SH3 and PX domain-containing protein 2A-like isoform X4 encodes MFLWCCFLSRDFGFSGKRKSGLDASDPMLLEQYVVVASYEKQEPAEISLQAGEVVDVIEKSESGWWFVSTSEEQGWVPATYLNSHSGTRDDLELGASKAGEEEKYVTVQPYSSQGKDEIAFEKGVIVEVIQKNLEGWWFIRYQDKEGWAPASYLKKMKDDLSPRKKTVTGPVEIIGNIMEISNLLNKKALSEKDVQIEGVPESPQVAKKEISLPIPCADSSPVSTPQDGKSKAEPASPAVARIAPHRVEIGSPVLRQKPPPRRDATLGFQLPSPPEPPTVEAEYYTIADFQSCISDGITFNGGQKAEVIEKNSGGWWYVHIGEKEGWAPCSYIDKRKKPNLNRRTSTLCRPKVPPPAPPVKKQDSVETAPPSSPTSEAPESPVSPGRPVYEEPEYDVPAIGDLDMESEFEFLRGEGSLVDVKNEDTSSQRGTHLSSKPSPASSLHSASFKMCESFEDGHEAEGDAEGEGECIYENDGFQPFRETPERQCSRDSNSSKTSVLSETSKTANPTSGGWRRAGNKLKIDLNGSPFSTKAEEASGPKSASTESTPDLSRTKKDQDESKAFSSIKSSSKLKPVVRPKPQLAKASSAEKMDISTLRRQLRPTGQLKNGTKTKGEDCETASVISSEDSFSSQSTSDLSSIYSKGSRGDSDLEGCSLYRTTDPYVKVQETELSFPAGVEVEVLEKQESGWWYVRWGDTEGWAPTYFLELIRQQDDMAGSESDGTPTKPESLSKSNSLEKNEQRVQALNNINQNLKKVTPPIPSKPPGGLSKPVSLFGSRKQNSTIQQQVVRPQSVFISAPIRDGPSPVGSLRRNESLNSTDHPRASPTVRRNASFGTVPRSLPPNNIALPKMNRSGTGSAESLGLSSQKNALPVSTVKPKPHIIHNNLREVYVSIADYHGDEETMGFPEGTSLEVLDRNPNGWWYCKILDNGRPRKGWVPSNYLEKKH; translated from the exons ATGTTCCTCTGGTGTTGCTTCCTTTCCAGAGACTTTGGATTCTCCGGCAAACGTAAATCAG GTCTGGATGCTTCGGATCCCATGCTCCTGGAACAGTATGTGGTGGTGGCCAGTTACGAGAAACAAGAGCCTGCAGAAATCAGCCTTCAAGCGGGCGAGGTGGTCGACGTCATTGAAAAGAGCGAGAGTG GTTGGTGGTTCGTCAGCACCTCAGAGGAGCAGGGTTGGGTCCCTGCTACCTATCTCAACTCTCACAGTGGCACACGGGATGACTTGGAGCTGGGGGCCTCTAAAGCTGGGGAAG AAGAGAAGTACGTaactgtgcagccctactccagCCAGGGCAAGGATGAAATAGCTTTTGAGAAAGGCGTCATTGTGGAGGTGATTCAGAAGAACCTGGAAGGCTGGTGGTTTATTAG GTACCAGGATAAAGAGGGCTGGGCTCCAGCCTCTTACCTAAAGAAGATGAAGGATGATCTCTCTCCCCGCAAGAAGACCGTGACAGGCCCAGTGGAGATAATTGGAAACATCATGGAGATCAGTAACCTGCTCAACAAGAAGGCCTTGAGTGAAAAAGATGTGCAGATTGAAGGAGTCCCAGAGAGCCCCCAGGTGGCCAAGAAGGAGATCAGCCTTCCAATCCCTTGTGCTGACTCCAGCCCTGTTAGTACCCCACAGGATGGAAAAAGTAAAGCAGAGCCTGCCTCACCAGCTGTAGCCCGCATCGCCCCTCATCGGGTGGAAATTG GTTCTCCAGTTCTCAGGCAAAAGCCTCCTCCTCGAAGAGATGCAACCTTG GGATTTCAGTTGCCCTCACCACCAGAGCCCCCTACAGTTGAAGCCGAGTATTATACCATTGCAGATTTCCAGTCCTGTATATCTGATGGTATCACTTTCAATGGAGGACAGAAAGCAGAG GTCATTGAGAAGAACTCTGGTGGTTGGTGGTATGTCCACATAGGTGAGAAGGAGGGCTGGGCTCCCTGTTCCTACATTGACAAACGTAAAAAGCCCAACCTGAATCGTAGAACAAGCACTCTGTGCCGCCCAAAAGTTCCACCCCCAGCTCCGCCTGTCAAAAAACAAGACTCAGTGGAGACTGCACCTCCCAGCAGCCCCACGTCTGAAGCTCCAGAGTCCCCTGTGTCTCCTGGAAGGCCGGTGTATGAAGAGCCAGAATATGATGTCCCTGCCATTGGCGATCTGGACATGGAGTCTGAGTTTGAGTTTCTGAGGGGAGAAGGCTCCTTGGTGGATGTAAAAAATGAGGACACTTCCTCTCAGAGGGGAACCCACCTGTCCTCCAAGCCTTCTCCGGCTTCGTCTCTCCACAGTGCCTCCTTCAAGATGTGTGAGTCATTTGAAGATGGCCACGAGGCAGAGGGGGacgcagagggagagggagaatgCATCTATGAGAATGACGGCTTCCAGCCCTTCAGGGAGACGCCAGAGCGGCAGTGCAGCAGGGACTCAAATTCCTCAAAGACAAGTGTCTTGTCAGAAACTAGCAAGACTGCAAACCCGACATCAGGTGGGTGGAGACGTGCAGGTAATAAGCTCAAGATAGACTTAAATGGGAGCCCATTTTCAACCAAAGCTGAGGAGGCATCCGGTCCTAAATCTGCCTCAACTGAGTCCACCCCAGATCTGTCCAGAACTAAAAAAGACCAAGATGAAAGCAAGGCATTCTCTTCCATCAAGTCTTCCTCTAAACTAAAGCCAGTGGTGAGGCCTAAACCACAACTAGCCAAGGCATCCAGTGCAGAGAAGATGGACATCAGCACCTTGAGAAGACAGCTGCGGCCAACAGGGCAGCTGAAGAACGGCACCAAAACTAAAGGTGAGGACTGTGAGACCGCTTCAGTCATCTCCTCAGAGGACTCCTTCTCTTCTCAGAGCACATCCGATCTCTCCTCCATCTATTCTAAAGGCAGCCGGGGAGACTCTGACCTGGAAGGCTGCAGCCTGTATCGCACCACAGATCCCTATGTGAAAGTCCAAGAGACTGAACTCAGCTTCCCTGCTGGAGTGGAGGTGGAAGTGCTAGAGAAGCAGGAGAGTGGCTGGTGGTATGTCCGCTGGGGAGACACAGAGGGTTGGGCTCCGACTTACTTCCTGGAGCTCATCAGGCAACAAGATGACATGGCAGGGTCTGAATCTGATGGCACCCCGACTAAACCTGAAAGCCTAAGCAAGTCCAACAGCCTGGAGAAGAATGAACAAAGGGTGCAGGCGTTGAACAACATCAACCAAAACCTAAAGAAGGTCACCCCACCCATCCCCTCCAAGCCTCCAGGTGGCCTATCCAAACCCGTCAGCTTGTTTGGTTCACGGAAGCAGAATAGCACCATACAGCAGCAGGTTGTCAGACCTCAGTCTGTCTTCATATCAGCCCCAATCAGGGATGGTCCCAGCCCTGTTGGTTCTCTTAGGAGAAACGAGTCACTCAACTCCACGGACCACCCTCGTGCCAGCCCCACAGTGCGACGCAACGCCTCCTTCGGCACTGTGCCACGCAGCCTGCCGCCAAACAACATAGCGCTACCCAAAATGAACAGATCTGGTACCGGTAGCGCTGAATCTCTCGGCCTCAGCTCTCAGAAGAATGCCCTCCCTGTATCCACAGTGAAACCCAAGCCCCACATCATCCATAACAACCTCAGAGAGGTGTATGTCTCCATAGCAGATTACCATGGCGACGAGGAGACCATGGGATTTCCTGAGGGGACGAGTCTGGAGGTCCTGGACAGAAACCCCAATGGATGGTGGTACTGCAAGATTCTGGACAATGGCAGACCAAGGAAAGGATGGGTTCCCTCAAATTACCTCGAGAAAAAGCACTAG
- the LOC144532126 gene encoding SH3 and PX domain-containing protein 2A-like isoform X2 gives MFLWCCFLSRDFGFSGKRKSGLDASDPMLLEQYVVVASYEKQEPAEISLQAGEVVDVIEKSESGWWFVSTSEEQGWVPATYLNSHSGTRDDLELGASKAGEVTKRHKAHLKRLDRRWTLGGVISRQQSREEKYVTVQPYSSQGKDEIAFEKGVIVEVIQKNLEGWWFIRYQDKEGWAPASYLKKMKDDLSPRKKTVTGPVEIIGNIMEISNLLNKKALSEKDVQIEGVPESPQVAKKEISLPIPCADSSPVSTPQDGKSKAEPASPAVARIAPHRVEIGSPVLRQKPPPRRDATLGFQLPSPPEPPTVEAEYYTIADFQSCISDGITFNGGQKAEVIEKNSGGWWYVHIGEKEGWAPCSYIDKRKKPNLNRRTSTLCRPKVPPPAPPVKKQDSVETAPPSSPTSEAPESPVSPGRPVYEEPEYDVPAIGDLDMESEFEFLRGEGSLVDVKNEDTSSQRGTHLSSKPSPASSLHSASFKMCESFEDGHEAEGDAEGEGECIYENDGFQPFRETPERQCSRDSNSSKTSVLSETSKTANPTSGGWRRAGNKLKIDLNGSPFSTKAEEASGPKSASTESTPDLSRTKKDQDESKAFSSIKSSSKLKPVVRPKPQLAKASSAEKMDISTLRRQLRPTGQLKNGTKTKGEDCETASVISSEDSFSSQSTSDLSSIYSKGSRGDSDLEGCSLYRTTDPYVKVQETELSFPAGVEVEVLEKQESGWWYVRWGDTEGWAPTYFLELIRQQDDMAGSESDGTPTKPESLSKSNSLEKNEQRVQALNNINQNLKKVTPPIPSKPPGGLSKPVSLFGSRKQNSTIQQQVVRPQSVFISAPIRDGPSPVGSLRRNESLNSTDHPRASPTVRRNASFGTVPRSLPPNNIALPKMNRSGTGSAESLGLSSQKNALPVSTVKPKPHIIHNNLREVYVSIADYHGDEETMGFPEGTSLEVLDRNPNGWWYCKILDNGRPRKGWVPSNYLEKKH, from the exons ATGTTCCTCTGGTGTTGCTTCCTTTCCAGAGACTTTGGATTCTCCGGCAAACGTAAATCAG GTCTGGATGCTTCGGATCCCATGCTCCTGGAACAGTATGTGGTGGTGGCCAGTTACGAGAAACAAGAGCCTGCAGAAATCAGCCTTCAAGCGGGCGAGGTGGTCGACGTCATTGAAAAGAGCGAGAGTG GTTGGTGGTTCGTCAGCACCTCAGAGGAGCAGGGTTGGGTCCCTGCTACCTATCTCAACTCTCACAGTGGCACACGGGATGACTTGGAGCTGGGGGCCTCTAAAGCTGGGGAAG TTACTAAGCGGCATAAGGCTCACCTGAAGAGGCTGGACCGCAGATGGACGTTGGGGGGTGTCATCAGCCGGCAGCAGAGCCGAG AAGAGAAGTACGTaactgtgcagccctactccagCCAGGGCAAGGATGAAATAGCTTTTGAGAAAGGCGTCATTGTGGAGGTGATTCAGAAGAACCTGGAAGGCTGGTGGTTTATTAG GTACCAGGATAAAGAGGGCTGGGCTCCAGCCTCTTACCTAAAGAAGATGAAGGATGATCTCTCTCCCCGCAAGAAGACCGTGACAGGCCCAGTGGAGATAATTGGAAACATCATGGAGATCAGTAACCTGCTCAACAAGAAGGCCTTGAGTGAAAAAGATGTGCAGATTGAAGGAGTCCCAGAGAGCCCCCAGGTGGCCAAGAAGGAGATCAGCCTTCCAATCCCTTGTGCTGACTCCAGCCCTGTTAGTACCCCACAGGATGGAAAAAGTAAAGCAGAGCCTGCCTCACCAGCTGTAGCCCGCATCGCCCCTCATCGGGTGGAAATTG GTTCTCCAGTTCTCAGGCAAAAGCCTCCTCCTCGAAGAGATGCAACCTTG GGATTTCAGTTGCCCTCACCACCAGAGCCCCCTACAGTTGAAGCCGAGTATTATACCATTGCAGATTTCCAGTCCTGTATATCTGATGGTATCACTTTCAATGGAGGACAGAAAGCAGAG GTCATTGAGAAGAACTCTGGTGGTTGGTGGTATGTCCACATAGGTGAGAAGGAGGGCTGGGCTCCCTGTTCCTACATTGACAAACGTAAAAAGCCCAACCTGAATCGTAGAACAAGCACTCTGTGCCGCCCAAAAGTTCCACCCCCAGCTCCGCCTGTCAAAAAACAAGACTCAGTGGAGACTGCACCTCCCAGCAGCCCCACGTCTGAAGCTCCAGAGTCCCCTGTGTCTCCTGGAAGGCCGGTGTATGAAGAGCCAGAATATGATGTCCCTGCCATTGGCGATCTGGACATGGAGTCTGAGTTTGAGTTTCTGAGGGGAGAAGGCTCCTTGGTGGATGTAAAAAATGAGGACACTTCCTCTCAGAGGGGAACCCACCTGTCCTCCAAGCCTTCTCCGGCTTCGTCTCTCCACAGTGCCTCCTTCAAGATGTGTGAGTCATTTGAAGATGGCCACGAGGCAGAGGGGGacgcagagggagagggagaatgCATCTATGAGAATGACGGCTTCCAGCCCTTCAGGGAGACGCCAGAGCGGCAGTGCAGCAGGGACTCAAATTCCTCAAAGACAAGTGTCTTGTCAGAAACTAGCAAGACTGCAAACCCGACATCAGGTGGGTGGAGACGTGCAGGTAATAAGCTCAAGATAGACTTAAATGGGAGCCCATTTTCAACCAAAGCTGAGGAGGCATCCGGTCCTAAATCTGCCTCAACTGAGTCCACCCCAGATCTGTCCAGAACTAAAAAAGACCAAGATGAAAGCAAGGCATTCTCTTCCATCAAGTCTTCCTCTAAACTAAAGCCAGTGGTGAGGCCTAAACCACAACTAGCCAAGGCATCCAGTGCAGAGAAGATGGACATCAGCACCTTGAGAAGACAGCTGCGGCCAACAGGGCAGCTGAAGAACGGCACCAAAACTAAAGGTGAGGACTGTGAGACCGCTTCAGTCATCTCCTCAGAGGACTCCTTCTCTTCTCAGAGCACATCCGATCTCTCCTCCATCTATTCTAAAGGCAGCCGGGGAGACTCTGACCTGGAAGGCTGCAGCCTGTATCGCACCACAGATCCCTATGTGAAAGTCCAAGAGACTGAACTCAGCTTCCCTGCTGGAGTGGAGGTGGAAGTGCTAGAGAAGCAGGAGAGTGGCTGGTGGTATGTCCGCTGGGGAGACACAGAGGGTTGGGCTCCGACTTACTTCCTGGAGCTCATCAGGCAACAAGATGACATGGCAGGGTCTGAATCTGATGGCACCCCGACTAAACCTGAAAGCCTAAGCAAGTCCAACAGCCTGGAGAAGAATGAACAAAGGGTGCAGGCGTTGAACAACATCAACCAAAACCTAAAGAAGGTCACCCCACCCATCCCCTCCAAGCCTCCAGGTGGCCTATCCAAACCCGTCAGCTTGTTTGGTTCACGGAAGCAGAATAGCACCATACAGCAGCAGGTTGTCAGACCTCAGTCTGTCTTCATATCAGCCCCAATCAGGGATGGTCCCAGCCCTGTTGGTTCTCTTAGGAGAAACGAGTCACTCAACTCCACGGACCACCCTCGTGCCAGCCCCACAGTGCGACGCAACGCCTCCTTCGGCACTGTGCCACGCAGCCTGCCGCCAAACAACATAGCGCTACCCAAAATGAACAGATCTGGTACCGGTAGCGCTGAATCTCTCGGCCTCAGCTCTCAGAAGAATGCCCTCCCTGTATCCACAGTGAAACCCAAGCCCCACATCATCCATAACAACCTCAGAGAGGTGTATGTCTCCATAGCAGATTACCATGGCGACGAGGAGACCATGGGATTTCCTGAGGGGACGAGTCTGGAGGTCCTGGACAGAAACCCCAATGGATGGTGGTACTGCAAGATTCTGGACAATGGCAGACCAAGGAAAGGATGGGTTCCCTCAAATTACCTCGAGAAAAAGCACTAG
- the LOC144532126 gene encoding SH3 and PX domain-containing protein 2A-like isoform X1: protein MAQRVPSSRSRGPMAGSWLTACFFPSTPGLDASDPMLLEQYVVVASYEKQEPAEISLQAGEVVDVIEKSESGWWFVSTSEEQGWVPATYLNSHSGTRDDLELGASKAGEVTKRHKAHLKRLDRRWTLGGVISRQQSREEKYVTVQPYSSQGKDEIAFEKGVIVEVIQKNLEGWWFIRYQDKEGWAPASYLKKMKDDLSPRKKTVTGPVEIIGNIMEISNLLNKKALSEKDVQIEGVPESPQVAKKEISLPIPCADSSPVSTPQDGKSKAEPASPAVARIAPHRVEIGSPVLRQKPPPRRDATLGFQLPSPPEPPTVEAEYYTIADFQSCISDGITFNGGQKAEVIEKNSGGWWYVHIGEKEGWAPCSYIDKRKKPNLNRRTSTLCRPKVPPPAPPVKKQDSVETAPPSSPTSEAPESPVSPGRPVYEEPEYDVPAIGDLDMESEFEFLRGEGSLVDVKNEDTSSQRGTHLSSKPSPASSLHSASFKMCESFEDGHEAEGDAEGEGECIYENDGFQPFRETPERQCSRDSNSSKTSVLSETSKTANPTSGGWRRAGNKLKIDLNGSPFSTKAEEASGPKSASTESTPDLSRTKKDQDESKAFSSIKSSSKLKPVVRPKPQLAKASSAEKMDISTLRRQLRPTGQLKNGTKTKGEDCETASVISSEDSFSSQSTSDLSSIYSKGSRGDSDLEGCSLYRTTDPYVKVQETELSFPAGVEVEVLEKQESGWWYVRWGDTEGWAPTYFLELIRQQDDMAGSESDGTPTKPESLSKSNSLEKNEQRVQALNNINQNLKKVTPPIPSKPPGGLSKPVSLFGSRKQNSTIQQQVVRPQSVFISAPIRDGPSPVGSLRRNESLNSTDHPRASPTVRRNASFGTVPRSLPPNNIALPKMNRSGTGSAESLGLSSQKNALPVSTVKPKPHIIHNNLREVYVSIADYHGDEETMGFPEGTSLEVLDRNPNGWWYCKILDNGRPRKGWVPSNYLEKKH from the exons ATGGCACAACGAGTGCCCAGCAGTCGTTCTCGTGGACCTATGGCTGGCAGCTGGCTGACAGCATGTTTTTTCCCATCAACCCCAGGTCTGGATGCTTCGGATCCCATGCTCCTGGAACAGTATGTGGTGGTGGCCAGTTACGAGAAACAAGAGCCTGCAGAAATCAGCCTTCAAGCGGGCGAGGTGGTCGACGTCATTGAAAAGAGCGAGAGTG GTTGGTGGTTCGTCAGCACCTCAGAGGAGCAGGGTTGGGTCCCTGCTACCTATCTCAACTCTCACAGTGGCACACGGGATGACTTGGAGCTGGGGGCCTCTAAAGCTGGGGAAG TTACTAAGCGGCATAAGGCTCACCTGAAGAGGCTGGACCGCAGATGGACGTTGGGGGGTGTCATCAGCCGGCAGCAGAGCCGAG AAGAGAAGTACGTaactgtgcagccctactccagCCAGGGCAAGGATGAAATAGCTTTTGAGAAAGGCGTCATTGTGGAGGTGATTCAGAAGAACCTGGAAGGCTGGTGGTTTATTAG GTACCAGGATAAAGAGGGCTGGGCTCCAGCCTCTTACCTAAAGAAGATGAAGGATGATCTCTCTCCCCGCAAGAAGACCGTGACAGGCCCAGTGGAGATAATTGGAAACATCATGGAGATCAGTAACCTGCTCAACAAGAAGGCCTTGAGTGAAAAAGATGTGCAGATTGAAGGAGTCCCAGAGAGCCCCCAGGTGGCCAAGAAGGAGATCAGCCTTCCAATCCCTTGTGCTGACTCCAGCCCTGTTAGTACCCCACAGGATGGAAAAAGTAAAGCAGAGCCTGCCTCACCAGCTGTAGCCCGCATCGCCCCTCATCGGGTGGAAATTG GTTCTCCAGTTCTCAGGCAAAAGCCTCCTCCTCGAAGAGATGCAACCTTG GGATTTCAGTTGCCCTCACCACCAGAGCCCCCTACAGTTGAAGCCGAGTATTATACCATTGCAGATTTCCAGTCCTGTATATCTGATGGTATCACTTTCAATGGAGGACAGAAAGCAGAG GTCATTGAGAAGAACTCTGGTGGTTGGTGGTATGTCCACATAGGTGAGAAGGAGGGCTGGGCTCCCTGTTCCTACATTGACAAACGTAAAAAGCCCAACCTGAATCGTAGAACAAGCACTCTGTGCCGCCCAAAAGTTCCACCCCCAGCTCCGCCTGTCAAAAAACAAGACTCAGTGGAGACTGCACCTCCCAGCAGCCCCACGTCTGAAGCTCCAGAGTCCCCTGTGTCTCCTGGAAGGCCGGTGTATGAAGAGCCAGAATATGATGTCCCTGCCATTGGCGATCTGGACATGGAGTCTGAGTTTGAGTTTCTGAGGGGAGAAGGCTCCTTGGTGGATGTAAAAAATGAGGACACTTCCTCTCAGAGGGGAACCCACCTGTCCTCCAAGCCTTCTCCGGCTTCGTCTCTCCACAGTGCCTCCTTCAAGATGTGTGAGTCATTTGAAGATGGCCACGAGGCAGAGGGGGacgcagagggagagggagaatgCATCTATGAGAATGACGGCTTCCAGCCCTTCAGGGAGACGCCAGAGCGGCAGTGCAGCAGGGACTCAAATTCCTCAAAGACAAGTGTCTTGTCAGAAACTAGCAAGACTGCAAACCCGACATCAGGTGGGTGGAGACGTGCAGGTAATAAGCTCAAGATAGACTTAAATGGGAGCCCATTTTCAACCAAAGCTGAGGAGGCATCCGGTCCTAAATCTGCCTCAACTGAGTCCACCCCAGATCTGTCCAGAACTAAAAAAGACCAAGATGAAAGCAAGGCATTCTCTTCCATCAAGTCTTCCTCTAAACTAAAGCCAGTGGTGAGGCCTAAACCACAACTAGCCAAGGCATCCAGTGCAGAGAAGATGGACATCAGCACCTTGAGAAGACAGCTGCGGCCAACAGGGCAGCTGAAGAACGGCACCAAAACTAAAGGTGAGGACTGTGAGACCGCTTCAGTCATCTCCTCAGAGGACTCCTTCTCTTCTCAGAGCACATCCGATCTCTCCTCCATCTATTCTAAAGGCAGCCGGGGAGACTCTGACCTGGAAGGCTGCAGCCTGTATCGCACCACAGATCCCTATGTGAAAGTCCAAGAGACTGAACTCAGCTTCCCTGCTGGAGTGGAGGTGGAAGTGCTAGAGAAGCAGGAGAGTGGCTGGTGGTATGTCCGCTGGGGAGACACAGAGGGTTGGGCTCCGACTTACTTCCTGGAGCTCATCAGGCAACAAGATGACATGGCAGGGTCTGAATCTGATGGCACCCCGACTAAACCTGAAAGCCTAAGCAAGTCCAACAGCCTGGAGAAGAATGAACAAAGGGTGCAGGCGTTGAACAACATCAACCAAAACCTAAAGAAGGTCACCCCACCCATCCCCTCCAAGCCTCCAGGTGGCCTATCCAAACCCGTCAGCTTGTTTGGTTCACGGAAGCAGAATAGCACCATACAGCAGCAGGTTGTCAGACCTCAGTCTGTCTTCATATCAGCCCCAATCAGGGATGGTCCCAGCCCTGTTGGTTCTCTTAGGAGAAACGAGTCACTCAACTCCACGGACCACCCTCGTGCCAGCCCCACAGTGCGACGCAACGCCTCCTTCGGCACTGTGCCACGCAGCCTGCCGCCAAACAACATAGCGCTACCCAAAATGAACAGATCTGGTACCGGTAGCGCTGAATCTCTCGGCCTCAGCTCTCAGAAGAATGCCCTCCCTGTATCCACAGTGAAACCCAAGCCCCACATCATCCATAACAACCTCAGAGAGGTGTATGTCTCCATAGCAGATTACCATGGCGACGAGGAGACCATGGGATTTCCTGAGGGGACGAGTCTGGAGGTCCTGGACAGAAACCCCAATGGATGGTGGTACTGCAAGATTCTGGACAATGGCAGACCAAGGAAAGGATGGGTTCCCTCAAATTACCTCGAGAAAAAGCACTAG